One Chryseobacterium sp. StRB126 genomic region harbors:
- a CDS encoding MFS transporter — protein sequence MQTKTTFTSYQKFVIFLLAITQFTVVLDFVVMSPLGDFMMKSLKITVAQFGTAVSAYAFSAGISGFLSAGFADKFDRKKLLLFFYIGFAIGTLFCAIAPTYELMIVARIFTGLFGGVISSISITIITDLFALNQRGKVIGFVQMGFSSSQIFGIPIGLFLANKFNWQIPFLWIAVMAFIIVILMLLKLKPIKEHLKIKNDKSPFFHLWHTISQKNYRVGFLNTVLLSIGSFLILTFSVPFYVNNLKISTELLPVMFMITGITIFVLMPLIGKLSDKIPKFKLFVISTLIAICTIIICSHYQAPIASWIVVLTNVIMMTAIMSRGIPSQALTSAIPKPQDRGAYMSIISSTNQVAGGFATILAGLIIVQKDNFSPLENYPYLAYTTSFTMLLTMYLVYRLNKIVEIEQH from the coding sequence ATGCAAACCAAAACAACTTTTACAAGTTATCAAAAGTTTGTAATTTTCTTATTAGCAATAACACAATTTACAGTAGTGCTTGATTTTGTCGTAATGTCGCCATTGGGCGATTTTATGATGAAATCATTAAAAATAACCGTTGCTCAATTTGGAACAGCAGTTTCCGCATACGCATTTAGTGCAGGAATTTCGGGGTTTCTTTCCGCAGGGTTTGCTGATAAGTTTGACAGAAAAAAACTATTGCTTTTTTTCTACATTGGTTTTGCCATTGGAACATTATTTTGTGCAATAGCACCGACTTATGAGTTAATGATTGTAGCAAGAATTTTCACAGGACTTTTTGGAGGTGTTATCAGTTCTATTTCTATAACAATTATTACTGATTTATTTGCTCTAAATCAGCGTGGTAAAGTAATAGGATTTGTACAAATGGGATTTAGTTCAAGTCAAATTTTTGGTATTCCAATAGGTTTATTTCTTGCAAACAAGTTTAATTGGCAAATTCCTTTTTTATGGATAGCTGTAATGGCTTTCATTATCGTAATTTTAATGCTTTTGAAATTAAAACCGATTAAAGAGCATTTAAAAATCAAAAACGATAAATCGCCTTTTTTTCACTTGTGGCATACCATTTCACAAAAAAATTATCGTGTAGGATTTTTAAACACAGTTTTACTTTCCATAGGTAGTTTTTTGATACTTACATTTAGTGTGCCTTTCTATGTAAACAACTTAAAAATTTCAACAGAGTTGTTGCCAGTTATGTTTATGATTACAGGTATTACAATCTTTGTCTTAATGCCTTTAATAGGCAAATTGTCAGACAAAATTCCAAAGTTTAAGTTGTTTGTCATATCAACATTGATAGCTATTTGCACTATCATCATTTGCTCACACTATCAAGCACCAATTGCATCTTGGATTGTTGTGCTTACTAATGTTATTATGATGACTGCCATTATGAGCAGAGGAATACCTTCACAAGCCTTGACATCAGCAATTCCAAAACCACAAGACAGAGGGGCGTATATGAGCATAATATCATCTACAAATCAAGTAGCAGGCGGTTTTGCTACAATATTAGCAGGACTAATTATTGTGCAAAAAGACAACTTTTCGCCTTTGGAAAATTATCCATACTTAGCTTATACTACATCATTCACTATGTTGCTGACAATGTATTTAGTTTATAGACTGAATAAAATTGTTGAAATCGAACAACATTAA
- a CDS encoding NADP-dependent oxidoreductase: protein MKAYLLYEAGGTDKLVLDEAQRPTLKSGEVLIKVKAIGINPADTIYRKTPAFITAIFGEERPVIMGWDISGEVVEKSDNTDGFEIGDAVFALLQNARGYAEFVAVNAALLAHKPKNITFEEAAASPMAGLTAFQPLVNGMNIKKGDKILIHGAAGGVGHYAVQIAKSLGAKVIATSSAKNHDFIMSLGVDKHIDYKTENFWEVIKDVDFVFDTIGGETLEHSIDLTKSGGTIISIIPMSDQNLKSKAQEKNIKLSLWGLQFNGEDMRAFADLMYKGAIKSHIAKTYPFSSMAEAHTQVETRHTAGKIVITV from the coding sequence ATGAAAGCATATTTATTATACGAAGCTGGAGGAACTGATAAATTAGTTCTTGACGAAGCACAAAGACCAACTTTAAAAAGTGGCGAAGTTTTGATTAAGGTAAAAGCGATTGGTATAAATCCTGCCGATACAATTTATCGCAAAACACCTGCATTTATCACCGCAATATTTGGGGAAGAACGACCTGTAATTATGGGGTGGGATATATCAGGCGAAGTTGTTGAAAAATCTGATAATACTGACGGCTTTGAGATAGGCGATGCTGTTTTCGCACTTTTACAAAATGCCCGTGGTTATGCCGAATTTGTTGCGGTCAATGCAGCCTTGCTAGCTCACAAACCAAAGAATATAACATTTGAAGAAGCTGCCGCTTCGCCAATGGCGGGCTTAACGGCATTCCAACCATTAGTAAACGGAATGAATATCAAAAAAGGCGACAAAATTCTTATTCACGGAGCAGCAGGCGGTGTTGGGCATTATGCTGTGCAAATAGCCAAATCTTTGGGAGCGAAAGTAATTGCAACTTCTTCGGCTAAAAATCACGATTTTATTATGTCGCTCGGAGTAGATAAACACATTGATTACAAAACCGAAAATTTTTGGGAAGTAATTAAAGATGTTGATTTTGTTTTTGATACCATCGGAGGCGAAACATTAGAACATTCTATTGATTTAACTAAATCGGGTGGAACAATCATTTCAATTATTCCTATGTCTGATCAGAATTTAAAATCAAAAGCACAAGAAAAAAACATAAAATTATCGCTATGGGGATTGCAATTTAACGGAGAAGATATGAGAGCGTTTGCCGATTTAATGTATAAGGGAGCAATAAAATCTCACATCGCTAAAACATATCCTTTTTCTTCTATGGCAGAAGCCCATACCCAAGTAGAAACCCGTCATACCGCAGGGAAAATTGTAATTACAGTTTAG
- a CDS encoding Crp/Fnr family transcriptional regulator — MEEFIDYVLQFGNLNKQQIDLIKSKATETELRKDEFYWEAGKTVKQIGFITSGILRVFYYNNKGEEVTQYFFDENHLLLSGFTVDEVYTPSVYISAITDCKMIVFSKQAWKEISQTIIDWDNIIQKIITKHKSEKLGKISELVSQDGTTRYLDFIGKFPTLANRIPLSYIASFLGLTQSSLSRIRKNIR, encoded by the coding sequence ATGGAAGAATTTATAGATTACGTTTTACAATTTGGAAATCTGAACAAGCAACAAATTGACTTAATAAAAAGCAAAGCGACAGAAACAGAACTTCGGAAAGATGAATTTTATTGGGAGGCGGGAAAAACCGTGAAACAAATTGGTTTTATTACTTCGGGCATTCTTCGTGTGTTTTATTACAACAACAAAGGCGAAGAAGTCACACAATATTTTTTTGACGAAAATCATTTGCTTTTGTCGGGATTTACAGTTGATGAAGTTTATACACCTTCTGTTTACATTTCAGCAATCACAGATTGCAAAATGATTGTTTTTTCTAAACAAGCTTGGAAAGAAATTTCGCAAACTATTATTGATTGGGACAACATTATTCAAAAAATAATCACTAAACATAAGTCGGAAAAATTAGGAAAAATAAGCGAGTTGGTTTCACAAGACGGAACTACACGTTACCTTGACTTCATTGGTAAATTCCCGACATTGGCAAATCGAATACCCTTGTCTTACATTGCTTCTTTTTTGGGACTTACACAATCATCCTTAAGCCGAATTAGAAAAAATATTCGCTAA
- the mobC gene encoding conjugal transfer protein MobC yields MQGEDDLRGLAKIMAFMRAVSILLVLMHLYWFCYGFFLERGWTLEVINKILGNFDRTAGLFSHTLYTKAFALVLLALSCLGTKGVKNEKITWSKIYVALGVGFVLFFLNTRLLKLSPATGTFLYILTISLGYIALLMAGVWMSRLLRTNLMDDVFNNENESFQQETKLMENEYSVNLPTKFYYKGKWNNGWINIVNPFRASIVLGTPGSGKSYAIVNNYIKQQIEKGFSMYIYDFKFDDLSTIAYNHLLKHRDKYKVQPKFYVINFDDPRKSHRCNPLNPDFMTDISDAYEAAYTIMLNLNRSWIQKQGDFFVESPIILLAAIIWYLKIYENGKYCTFPHAIELLNKKYSDVFTILTSYPDLENYLSPFMDAWQSGAQDQLQGQIASAKIPLSRMISPQLYWVMTGDDFTLDINNSQEPKILCVGNNPDRQNIYSAALGLYNSRIVKLINKKGQLKSSVIIDELPTIYFRGLDNLIATARSNKVAVCLGFQDFSQLTRDYGDKESKVIQNTVGNIFSGQVVGETAKSLSERFGKVLQKRQSLTINRNDKSTSISTQLDSLIPASKISTLTQGMFVGSVSDNFDERIEQKIFHAEIVVDNEKVAAETKAYQKIPEILSFVNEYGEDKMKEEIEANYRRIKSDILNIVESEIERIKNDPNLQYLVK; encoded by the coding sequence ATGCAAGGAGAAGACGATTTAAGAGGGCTTGCCAAGATAATGGCTTTTATGCGGGCAGTAAGTATCCTTTTGGTGCTGATGCACCTTTATTGGTTCTGCTACGGTTTCTTTTTAGAGCGTGGTTGGACATTGGAAGTAATCAACAAGATATTAGGCAATTTTGACCGCACGGCAGGTTTGTTTTCACATACCCTTTACACCAAAGCGTTCGCTTTGGTATTACTGGCTTTAAGCTGCTTAGGCACAAAGGGCGTAAAGAATGAGAAGATAACCTGGTCTAAAATTTACGTGGCTTTGGGCGTTGGCTTTGTGCTATTCTTTCTGAACACACGATTGCTGAAATTATCTCCGGCAACAGGCACATTCCTGTATATCCTTACTATCTCATTAGGTTACATCGCTTTGCTGATGGCGGGCGTATGGATGAGCCGATTGCTCCGTACTAACCTGATGGACGATGTTTTCAATAACGAGAACGAGAGCTTTCAGCAGGAAACCAAGTTGATGGAAAACGAGTATTCCGTCAACCTGCCCACCAAATTTTACTACAAAGGCAAATGGAACAACGGTTGGATAAACATTGTAAATCCTTTCAGGGCATCAATCGTGTTGGGTACTCCGGGTTCAGGAAAATCGTATGCCATCGTAAACAATTACATCAAACAGCAGATTGAGAAAGGCTTTAGTATGTACATCTACGATTTTAAGTTTGATGACCTTTCCACTATTGCGTACAACCATTTATTAAAGCATCGGGATAAGTATAAAGTACAGCCAAAATTCTATGTGATAAATTTCGATGACCCACGCAAGAGCCACCGTTGCAATCCGCTTAATCCTGACTTTATGACTGACATTTCTGATGCTTACGAAGCAGCATATACCATAATGCTGAACCTCAATCGAAGCTGGATACAGAAGCAAGGGGATTTTTTCGTGGAAAGTCCAATTATCCTATTGGCGGCAATTATTTGGTATCTGAAAATCTATGAGAACGGCAAATATTGTACATTTCCACACGCCATTGAGTTGCTGAACAAAAAGTATTCGGACGTATTTACCATTCTCACATCATACCCCGATTTGGAAAACTATCTTTCTCCGTTTATGGATGCGTGGCAATCCGGAGCGCAAGACCAATTACAGGGACAGATTGCATCAGCTAAAATTCCTTTGTCAAGAATGATTAGCCCACAGTTGTATTGGGTAATGACCGGAGATGACTTTACGCTTGACATCAACAATTCCCAAGAGCCTAAAATTTTGTGCGTGGGTAATAATCCCGACCGTCAAAATATCTACTCCGCAGCATTGGGTTTATACAATTCAAGAATTGTAAAACTCATCAATAAAAAAGGTCAGTTAAAGAGTTCGGTTATCATAGATGAGTTACCTACTATTTACTTCAGAGGACTTGACAACCTTATCGCAACTGCGAGAAGTAATAAGGTGGCTGTATGCCTTGGTTTTCAGGACTTTAGTCAGCTAACAAGGGATTACGGCGACAAAGAAAGCAAGGTAATACAGAATACCGTCGGCAATATATTCAGTGGTCAGGTGGTTGGAGAAACGGCAAAAAGCCTTTCGGAACGTTTTGGTAAAGTTTTGCAAAAACGACAGAGCCTGACCATCAACCGCAACGATAAATCTACCTCTATCTCCACACAGTTAGACAGCCTTATTCCGGCTTCAAAAATTTCAACGCTTACACAGGGTATGTTTGTCGGTTCTGTATCGGATAACTTTGATGAACGTATTGAGCAAAAAATATTTCACGCTGAAATTGTGGTAGATAATGAAAAGGTAGCAGCAGAAACCAAAGCCTATCAAAAGATACCGGAAATCCTGTCCTTTGTAAATGAATACGGAGAAGATAAAATGAAAGAGGAAATTGAAGCCAATTACCGCCGGATAAAATCAGACATCCTGAATATTGTTGAAAGCGAAATAGAGCGTATCAAAAATGACCCGAACTTACAGTATTTGGTGAAATAA
- a CDS encoding helix-turn-helix domain-containing protein, with protein MKIVQYGICIEMEKAIEINNLPEYIKKSGGLTDKNGYLNFPESLGTGYLKMIAPLPQLSIMLQHYELKKSLFIKRSKHNDSKSVLIFSFRNVITGKQNTQKKSSFKFMPSVQVSTADVALDIEVPNLFETSNIIIRIEANFLRQLLEKDNNARLTELVIQKEQSYLYEEFISPKIQSVAADIFEIAASHPLANFYYKIKAEELIYLFFENLLQRDELPKYSIHPKDIKAVYRLREEMLDNINEPPQLDILATKANMSVSKLGKIFKQIFGDSIYNYYQKLRMQKAAFLLREEKLSVSEVGYQFGFSNLSHFSRLFEKHIGMKPKKYSKIN; from the coding sequence ATGAAAATAGTCCAATATGGTATTTGTATTGAAATGGAAAAAGCAATTGAGATAAACAACTTACCTGAATACATCAAAAAGTCGGGTGGTTTGACTGATAAAAACGGTTATTTGAACTTTCCTGAAAGTTTGGGAACAGGCTATTTGAAAATGATAGCGCCTTTGCCTCAGCTCAGCATTATGCTTCAGCATTATGAGCTAAAAAAAAGTCTTTTCATAAAACGCAGTAAGCATAACGATAGTAAAAGCGTGTTGATTTTTAGTTTCAGAAATGTAATAACAGGAAAACAGAATACGCAAAAAAAATCATCTTTTAAATTTATGCCTTCTGTTCAGGTATCCACTGCTGATGTGGCATTAGACATTGAAGTGCCGAACTTATTTGAAACAAGCAATATTATTATACGCATTGAAGCCAATTTTTTAAGGCAGTTGTTAGAAAAAGATAACAATGCCCGGCTGACGGAATTAGTAATACAAAAAGAGCAATCCTATTTGTATGAAGAATTTATTTCACCAAAAATACAATCAGTAGCTGCTGATATTTTCGAGATAGCAGCTTCGCATCCTCTTGCAAACTTTTACTATAAAATAAAAGCAGAGGAATTAATTTATTTGTTTTTTGAAAACTTACTGCAACGTGATGAATTACCAAAATACTCCATTCATCCAAAAGATATAAAAGCGGTTTATAGATTACGGGAAGAAATGTTGGACAATATAAATGAGCCTCCACAATTAGATATTTTAGCGACAAAAGCCAACATGAGTGTAAGTAAGTTGGGAAAAATCTTCAAGCAAATTTTTGGGGATAGCATTTACAATTATTATCAAAAATTGAGAATGCAGAAAGCGGCATTTTTACTTCGTGAAGAAAAACTATCCGTTTCGGAAGTAGGCTATCAGTTTGGTTTTTCAAACCTTAGCCACTTTAGCCGTCTTTTTGAAAAACATATTGGAATGAAGCCTAAAAAGTATAGTAAAATAAATTAA